In the Lepisosteus oculatus isolate fLepOcu1 chromosome 6, fLepOcu1.hap2, whole genome shotgun sequence genome, one interval contains:
- the LOC138239430 gene encoding uncharacterized protein isoform X1, whose product MMRIHLAFLLAVFSGASTSLLEGTLLNRAVGQSVSFEAPVFVRGFLQLDGLTIAEVSEKKTDEPPPRLRGRLTWDSQTGLFKISDLNPEDRGVYKVENFDGGVQDMVTFTLEVYDPVSLPQVRVTSRGGTCFLECSVKNGREVTLLLKSRGRTLSHTVDPDLNAPLILHRELSESYSCVASNPASNESVTVHPDQHCGGASTSLLEGTLLNRAVGQSVSFEAPVFMRGFLQLDGLTIAEVSEKKTDEPPPRLRGRLTWDSQTGLFKISDLNPEDRGVYKVENFDGGVQDMVTFTLEVYDPVSLPQVRVTSHGGTCFLECSVKNGREVTLLLKSRGRTLSHTVDPDLNAPLILHRVTKELSESYSCVASNPASNESVTVHPDQYCGGLNTATIILCVMSVSLVLNAVMIIVLMYYKRKMKDEVARRREAEETFFDETVKL is encoded by the exons GGGCGTCCACCTCCCTCTTGGAAGGGACCCTGCTGAACCGGGCTGTTGGACAGAGTGTTAGTTTTGAAGCCCCGGTGTTCGTGAGGGGTTTTCTGCAGCTGGATGGTCTCACTATCGCAGAGGTGAGcgaaaagaaaacagatgaaCCTCCACCGCGTCTCAGAGGGAGACTGACCTGGGACAGTCAGACGGGACTCTTCAAGATCTCCGATTTGAACCCAGAGGACAGAGGGGTTTATAAAGTGGAGAACTTTGATGGAGGGGTGCAAGACATGGTGACCTTTACCCTAGAGGTGTACG ATCCTGTCTCTCTTCCTCAAGTGAGAGTCACTAGTCGTGGTGGGACCTGCTTTCTGGAGTGTTCTGTGAAGAACGGGAGAGAGGTGACCCTGTTGTTGAAGAGCAGGGGAAGGACACTGAGCCACACCGTTGACCCTGACCTCAACGCCCCCCTGATTCTCCATCGAGAACTCTCTGAATCCTACAGCTGTGTGGCCTCTAACCCAGCCAGCAATGAATCAGTCACAGTCCACCCTGATCAGCACTGTGGAG GGGCGTCCACCTCCCTGTTGGAAGGGACCCTGCTGAACCGGGCTGTTGGACAGAGTGTCAGTTTTGAAGCCCCGGTGTTCATGAGGGGTTTTCTGCAGCTGGATGGTCTCACTATCGCAGAGGTGAGcgaaaagaaaacagatgaaCCTCCACCACGTCTCAGAGGGAGACTGACCTGGGACAGTCAGACGGGACTCTTCAAGATCTCCGATTTGAACCCAGAGGACAGAGGGGTTTATAAAGTGGAGAACTTTGATGGAGGGGTGCAAGACATGGTGACCTTTACCCTAGAGGTGTACG ATCCTGTCTCTCTTCCTCAAGTGAGAGTCACTAGTCATGGTGGGACCTGCTTTCTGGAGTGTTCTGTGAAGAACGGGAGAGAGGTGACCCTGTTGTTGAAGAGCAGGGGAAGGACACTGAGCCACACCGTTGACCCTGACCTCAACGCCCCCCTGATTCTCCATCGAGTGACAAAAGAACTCTCTGAATCCTACAGCTGTGTGGCCTCTAACCCAGCCAGCAATGAATCAGTCACAGTCCACCCTGATCAGTACTGTGGAG GTCTTAACACAGCAACTATTATTCTATGCGTCATGAGTGTATCATTAGTTCTGAATGCAGTCATGATTATAGTGCTGATGTATTACAAGAGGAAGATGAAAGATGAA GTGGCAAGACGAAGAGAAGCCGAGGAAACGTTTTTCGATGAAACTGTGAAGCTGTGA
- the LOC138239430 gene encoding SLAM family member 6-like isoform X2, translated as MVTFTLEVYDPVSLPQVRVTSRGGTCFLECSVKNGREVTLLLKSRGRTLSHTVDPDLNAPLILHRELSESYSCVASNPASNESVTVHPDQHCGGASTSLLEGTLLNRAVGQSVSFEAPVFMRGFLQLDGLTIAEVSEKKTDEPPPRLRGRLTWDSQTGLFKISDLNPEDRGVYKVENFDGGVQDMVTFTLEVYDPVSLPQVRVTSHGGTCFLECSVKNGREVTLLLKSRGRTLSHTVDPDLNAPLILHRVTKELSESYSCVASNPASNESVTVHPDQYCGGLNTATIILCVMSVSLVLNAVMIIVLMYYKRKMKDEVARRREAEETFFDETVKL; from the exons ATGGTGACCTTTACCCTAGAGGTGTACG ATCCTGTCTCTCTTCCTCAAGTGAGAGTCACTAGTCGTGGTGGGACCTGCTTTCTGGAGTGTTCTGTGAAGAACGGGAGAGAGGTGACCCTGTTGTTGAAGAGCAGGGGAAGGACACTGAGCCACACCGTTGACCCTGACCTCAACGCCCCCCTGATTCTCCATCGAGAACTCTCTGAATCCTACAGCTGTGTGGCCTCTAACCCAGCCAGCAATGAATCAGTCACAGTCCACCCTGATCAGCACTGTGGAG GGGCGTCCACCTCCCTGTTGGAAGGGACCCTGCTGAACCGGGCTGTTGGACAGAGTGTCAGTTTTGAAGCCCCGGTGTTCATGAGGGGTTTTCTGCAGCTGGATGGTCTCACTATCGCAGAGGTGAGcgaaaagaaaacagatgaaCCTCCACCACGTCTCAGAGGGAGACTGACCTGGGACAGTCAGACGGGACTCTTCAAGATCTCCGATTTGAACCCAGAGGACAGAGGGGTTTATAAAGTGGAGAACTTTGATGGAGGGGTGCAAGACATGGTGACCTTTACCCTAGAGGTGTACG ATCCTGTCTCTCTTCCTCAAGTGAGAGTCACTAGTCATGGTGGGACCTGCTTTCTGGAGTGTTCTGTGAAGAACGGGAGAGAGGTGACCCTGTTGTTGAAGAGCAGGGGAAGGACACTGAGCCACACCGTTGACCCTGACCTCAACGCCCCCCTGATTCTCCATCGAGTGACAAAAGAACTCTCTGAATCCTACAGCTGTGTGGCCTCTAACCCAGCCAGCAATGAATCAGTCACAGTCCACCCTGATCAGTACTGTGGAG GTCTTAACACAGCAACTATTATTCTATGCGTCATGAGTGTATCATTAGTTCTGAATGCAGTCATGATTATAGTGCTGATGTATTACAAGAGGAAGATGAAAGATGAA GTGGCAAGACGAAGAGAAGCCGAGGAAACGTTTTTCGATGAAACTGTGAAGCTGTGA